One window of the Ureibacillus sp. FSL W7-1570 genome contains the following:
- the deoC gene encoding deoxyribose-phosphate aldolase, translating to MTTNFASLIDHTLLKPDATEDQIKQLCEEAKKYRFASVCVNPCWVKYCKSLLQDTSVKVCTVIGFPLGATTTATKVFETAEAIEQGADEIDMVINIGFLKARDYERVKDEMKQVVDAASNRIVKVIIETCLLTDEEKVKACQLAVEAGAAFVKTSTGFSSGGATVEDVALMRKTVGEQMGVKASGGIRNLSDMIKMMEAGANRIGTSSGVKIIEETL from the coding sequence ATGACAACAAACTTTGCTTCATTGATTGATCATACGTTGCTGAAACCCGATGCAACGGAAGATCAAATAAAACAATTGTGCGAAGAAGCAAAAAAATACCGGTTTGCTTCGGTTTGTGTCAATCCTTGCTGGGTAAAGTATTGCAAAAGTTTATTGCAAGACACAAGCGTCAAAGTCTGCACGGTCATCGGCTTTCCTTTGGGCGCCACAACGACGGCGACGAAAGTTTTTGAGACGGCGGAAGCCATTGAACAAGGTGCAGATGAAATCGATATGGTCATAAATATCGGTTTTTTGAAAGCGCGTGATTATGAACGGGTAAAAGATGAAATGAAACAAGTCGTTGATGCGGCAAGTAACCGGATCGTAAAAGTCATTATTGAAACCTGCTTATTAACCGATGAAGAAAAAGTAAAAGCATGCCAATTGGCAGTGGAAGCAGGTGCCGCATTTGTAAAAACGTCCACCGGTTTTTCGTCGGGGGGAGCGACTGTGGAAGATGTCGCACTCATGCGCAAAACCGTTGGAGAGCAAATGGGCGTGAAAGCTTCCGGGGGCATCAGAAATTTATCGGATATGATCAAAATGATGGAAGCCGGTGCGAATCGGATCGGAACGAGCAGCGGAGTAAAAATTATCGAAGAAACATTGTAG
- the mtaB gene encoding tRNA (N(6)-L-threonylcarbamoyladenosine(37)-C(2))-methylthiotransferase MtaB → MQTVAFHTLGCKVNHYETEAIWQLFKEHGYERVDFEEQADVYVINTCTVTNTGDKKSRQVIRRAIRKNPDAVICVTGCYAQTSPAEIMDIPGVDIVVGTQDRAKMLDYIEQYRKERQPINAVRNIMKNRVFEEMDVPYFTDRTRASLKIQEGCNNFCTFCIIPWARGLMRSRDPQAVIKQAQALVDAGYLEIVLTGIHTGGYGQDFKDYNLAQLLRDIEANVKGIKRLRISSIEASQLTDEVIDVLRESKIVVNHLHIPLQSGSDTVLKRMRRKYTMAFFAERLNKLKEALPDLAITSDIIVGFPGETEEEFMETYNFVKEHKFAELHVFPYSKRTGTPAARMENQIDEEVKNERVHRLITLNDQLAKEYASRFEGEVLEVIPEEHVKEFGPNMLAGYTDNYLRVVFEGSSDLIGKLVKVKITKSGYPHNEGQFVRVLEEQYQ, encoded by the coding sequence TTGCAAACTGTGGCCTTTCACACATTAGGCTGTAAAGTGAATCACTACGAGACCGAGGCCATTTGGCAATTATTTAAAGAACATGGCTACGAACGAGTTGATTTTGAAGAACAGGCAGACGTTTATGTGATAAATACGTGTACGGTGACAAATACAGGGGACAAAAAATCCCGCCAAGTCATCCGCAGGGCGATCCGTAAAAATCCGGACGCGGTGATTTGCGTGACAGGCTGCTATGCCCAAACATCCCCGGCGGAAATTATGGATATCCCCGGCGTAGATATTGTAGTCGGTACGCAAGATCGCGCGAAAATGCTTGATTATATCGAGCAGTACCGCAAAGAAAGACAGCCGATCAACGCAGTCCGCAATATCATGAAAAACCGTGTGTTTGAAGAAATGGACGTTCCATATTTTACGGACCGCACCCGCGCTTCATTGAAAATCCAGGAAGGCTGCAACAACTTCTGCACCTTCTGCATTATTCCATGGGCACGTGGACTTATGCGTTCCCGCGACCCTCAGGCGGTCATCAAACAAGCTCAAGCCCTTGTCGATGCAGGCTATTTGGAAATCGTCTTGACCGGCATCCACACAGGCGGTTACGGACAAGACTTCAAAGATTATAATTTGGCGCAGCTTCTTCGTGACATCGAAGCGAATGTGAAAGGTATCAAGCGTTTGAGAATTTCATCCATTGAAGCTTCCCAATTGACGGATGAAGTCATTGACGTACTCCGCGAATCGAAAATTGTGGTCAACCATTTGCACATTCCTCTTCAATCCGGTTCGGATACGGTATTAAAACGCATGCGCCGCAAATATACGATGGCGTTCTTTGCGGAACGGTTGAATAAATTGAAAGAAGCATTGCCGGATTTGGCGATCACTTCCGACATCATCGTCGGTTTCCCGGGTGAAACGGAAGAGGAATTTATGGAAACGTACAACTTTGTAAAAGAACATAAATTTGCGGAACTTCACGTGTTCCCATATTCCAAACGGACAGGAACTCCGGCGGCCCGGATGGAAAACCAGATCGATGAGGAAGTGAAAAATGAGCGGGTACACCGGTTAATCACATTAAATGATCAATTGGCGAAAGAGTACGCTTCCCGATTTGAAGGGGAAGTGTTGGAAGTCATTCCGGAAGAACATGTGAAAGAATTTGGCCCAAACATGTTGGCGGGGTACACGGATAATTATTTACGCGTCGTTTTTGAAGGATCATCGGATTTGATTGGAAAATTGGTGAAAGTGAAAATCACAAAATCCGGTTATCCGCATAATGAAGGGCAATTTGTCCGCGTCCTTGAAGAACAATACCAATAA
- a CDS encoding 16S rRNA (uracil(1498)-N(3))-methyltransferase produces the protein MQRYFVEESFNDQKQMTITGEAARHISKVMRMRKGEKIIVVQNGIAYVCTILSIGQDVKVEQTGETVPSPEMPVQVDIACGLPKGDKLEFIAQKGTELGMHALLPFAAERSIVKWDEKKSDRKIERLSKIAQEAAEQSHRTLVPKIFPPLSFQQLLERIPFYDAVFVADEEEAKGGHTRFADKLKKVYDKESKSILFIFGPEGGLSRKEVEAFKEQGAVTVALGPRILRAETAPLYVLSAISYEFE, from the coding sequence ATGCAGCGGTATTTTGTTGAGGAATCATTCAATGACCAAAAGCAAATGACGATCACCGGCGAAGCTGCCCGGCATATTTCAAAAGTCATGCGCATGCGGAAAGGCGAAAAAATAATTGTTGTTCAAAACGGTATTGCTTATGTTTGCACCATTCTTTCAATAGGTCAGGACGTGAAAGTGGAGCAGACGGGGGAAACGGTGCCATCACCGGAAATGCCCGTTCAGGTGGATATCGCTTGCGGTTTGCCGAAAGGGGATAAACTCGAGTTCATTGCGCAAAAAGGAACCGAACTCGGCATGCATGCATTGCTCCCTTTTGCAGCGGAGCGTTCCATCGTGAAATGGGATGAAAAAAAGAGCGACCGGAAAATCGAACGTTTATCGAAAATTGCCCAGGAAGCGGCGGAACAGTCCCACCGAACGTTAGTGCCGAAGATTTTTCCACCTCTTTCATTCCAACAGCTCCTGGAAAGAATTCCGTTTTATGATGCCGTATTTGTTGCCGATGAAGAAGAGGCGAAGGGCGGGCACACAAGATTTGCGGACAAGCTAAAAAAAGTGTATGATAAAGAATCGAAGTCCATTTTATTTATTTTTGGGCCGGAAGGTGGACTTTCAAGGAAAGAAGTGGAAGCCTTTAAAGAACAAGGCGCAGTCACTGTTGCTTTGGGTCCCAGAATATTACGAGCGGAAACGGCACCTTTATATGTGCTTTCTGCCATATCATATGAATTTGAATGA
- the prmA gene encoding 50S ribosomal protein L11 methyltransferase, whose translation MKWTELSVLTTDEAVEAVSNIFHEAGASGVVIEDSSEYLKERENKFGEIYALNPDDYPEEGVIVKAYLPASSFLAETIEEIKLAIANLKNFNINVGQNILTTCEVNEDDWATSWKQYYHPIKVSEHFTIVPTWEEYERKNSDELIIELDPGMAFGTGTHPTTVMCLQALEKVVKPGDVVIDVGTGSGVLSIASALLKAGKVIALDLDPVAVKSAKENVELNHVDSIVEVHQGNLLETVQTEADVVVANILAEVIMTFTDDAYGILKPGGTFITSGIIGAKKEDVKSALEKSGFSIEEVLMLEDWVSIIAKK comes from the coding sequence GTGAAATGGACTGAATTATCTGTGCTGACAACTGATGAAGCGGTTGAAGCCGTTTCAAATATTTTTCATGAAGCTGGAGCCAGCGGAGTGGTGATTGAAGATTCATCAGAATATCTAAAAGAGCGTGAAAATAAATTCGGTGAAATTTACGCCCTGAATCCGGACGATTATCCTGAAGAAGGGGTGATTGTCAAAGCATACCTTCCCGCTTCCAGCTTCTTGGCTGAAACCATCGAAGAGATAAAACTTGCAATCGCAAACTTGAAAAATTTCAATATCAACGTGGGACAAAACATCCTGACAACTTGCGAAGTGAACGAAGATGATTGGGCGACTTCCTGGAAGCAATATTACCATCCGATCAAAGTATCCGAACATTTCACGATTGTTCCAACTTGGGAAGAATATGAACGGAAAAATTCCGATGAACTGATCATTGAGCTCGATCCCGGGATGGCCTTCGGTACGGGTACCCATCCGACGACGGTGATGTGTCTGCAAGCGTTGGAGAAAGTCGTGAAACCGGGAGATGTGGTCATCGATGTCGGCACCGGCTCCGGGGTTCTTTCGATTGCTTCAGCCCTTTTAAAGGCAGGCAAGGTGATTGCTTTGGATTTGGATCCCGTTGCTGTAAAATCAGCAAAAGAGAATGTAGAGCTAAATCATGTCGATTCAATCGTTGAAGTGCATCAAGGAAATCTTTTGGAGACGGTTCAAACGGAAGCGGATGTCGTGGTGGCCAATATTTTGGCGGAAGTAATCATGACCTTTACCGATGATGCGTATGGGATTCTGAAACCGGGCGGCACGTTTATTACATCCGGCATCATCGGTGCGAAGAAAGAAGATGTGAAAAGCGCCCTCGAAAAATCAGGTTTTTCCATAGAAGAAGTATTAATGCTGGAAGATTGGGTATCCATCATCGCGAAAAAATAA
- the dnaJ gene encoding molecular chaperone DnaJ, protein MKRDYYEVLGVSKNATKDEIKKAYRKLSKKYHPDLNKEPDAAEKFKEINEAYEVLSDDQKRAQYDQFGHAGVNGQGGGFSGGGFGDFGGFGGFEDIFDTFFGGGSRRRRDPNAPRKGDDLQYRMNISFEDAVFGKQTEIEIPREEECDTCHGSGAKPGTSPKTCDKCNGTGQISQAIETPLGRIVNRRTCGSCHGTGKIIVEKCPTCAGKGRVQKRKKIKITIPEGIDDGQQLRVAGQGEPGINGGPPGDLYIVFKVGKHPYFVREGDDIYYDLKITFPQAALGDEIEVPTIHGKVKFRIPPGTQSGAQFRIKDKGVKNVHGYGRGHQYVNVKVITPTKLTERQKQLLREFAEISGDIPEEQSSSLFDKIKKTFKGESK, encoded by the coding sequence ATGAAACGCGACTATTACGAAGTCCTTGGCGTCAGCAAAAACGCGACAAAGGATGAAATCAAAAAAGCTTACCGGAAATTATCGAAAAAATATCACCCGGACTTGAACAAAGAACCGGATGCAGCGGAAAAATTCAAAGAAATCAATGAAGCCTATGAAGTGTTGAGCGATGATCAAAAAAGGGCACAATACGATCAATTCGGTCACGCCGGAGTCAATGGCCAAGGCGGCGGCTTCAGCGGCGGCGGATTCGGCGATTTCGGCGGCTTTGGCGGCTTTGAAGATATATTTGATACGTTTTTTGGCGGCGGTTCAAGACGAAGAAGAGATCCGAATGCTCCAAGAAAAGGGGACGATTTGCAATATCGCATGAACATTTCTTTTGAAGATGCGGTGTTTGGGAAACAAACAGAAATCGAAATTCCAAGGGAAGAAGAGTGCGATACTTGCCACGGTTCCGGCGCAAAACCTGGCACAAGTCCAAAAACGTGCGATAAATGTAACGGAACAGGGCAAATCAGCCAAGCGATTGAAACGCCTTTGGGCCGAATTGTCAATCGACGCACTTGTGGTTCCTGTCATGGAACTGGTAAAATAATCGTTGAAAAATGTCCGACTTGTGCTGGAAAAGGCAGAGTCCAAAAACGGAAAAAAATCAAAATCACCATTCCTGAAGGGATCGATGACGGACAACAATTGCGCGTGGCTGGCCAAGGGGAACCTGGCATCAATGGAGGACCTCCTGGTGATTTATACATCGTCTTCAAAGTTGGAAAACATCCTTACTTTGTACGGGAAGGAGACGATATATACTACGATTTGAAAATCACGTTCCCGCAAGCGGCTTTGGGGGATGAGATTGAAGTTCCGACCATTCATGGCAAAGTGAAATTCAGAATTCCGCCTGGCACTCAATCCGGCGCCCAATTCCGTATCAAAGACAAAGGTGTCAAAAATGTCCATGGTTACGGCAGAGGACACCAATACGTAAACGTGAAAGTCATCACGCCAACGAAATTGACAGAACGGCAAAAACAATTGCTTCGTGAATTTGCGGAAATCAGCGGCGATATTCCGGAAGAACAAAGCAGTTCATTATTTGATAAAATCAAAAAAACGTTCAAAGGTGAGTCAAAATAA
- the dnaK gene encoding molecular chaperone DnaK gives MSKIIGIDLGTTNSVVAVLEGGEPKIIPNPEGNRTTPSAVAFKNGERLVGEVAKRQAITNPNTILSIKSHMGTDYKVKVEDKEYTPQEISAMILQYLKSYAEDYLGEKVTKAVITVPAYFNDAQRQATKDAGRIAGLEVERIINEPTAAALAYGLDKLEEDQKILVFDLGGGTFDVSILELGDGVFEVLATAGDNKLGGDDFDKKIIDYLVEEFKKEHGIDLSKDKMAMQRLKDAAEKAKKDLSSATTTQISLPFITAGPEGPLHLETSLTRAKFEELTKDLIERTMGPVRQALSDAGLSASEIDKVILVGGSTRIPAVQEAVKRETGHEPHKGVNPDEVVAMGAAIQAGVISGDVKDIVLLDVTPLSLGIETMGGVFTKLIERNTTIPTSKSQIFTTAADNQPAVDIHVLQGERPMAADNKTLGRFQLTDIPPAPRGVPQIEVTFDIDKNGIVSVKAKDLGTGKEQKIVIQSNSGLSDEEIQRMIKEAEENAEADKKRKEEADLRNEADQLVFQVDKTINELGDKITEDEKKSVTEAKEALSKALKDGKIDEIKSAKEKLEGVLQPLIMKVYQEAAQQAQANQPDGEGKKDDGVVDADFEEVKDDDK, from the coding sequence ATGAGTAAAATTATTGGTATTGACTTAGGAACAACAAACTCTGTTGTAGCTGTATTAGAAGGCGGGGAGCCAAAAATCATTCCAAACCCGGAAGGCAACCGTACAACTCCTTCTGCGGTAGCGTTCAAAAATGGCGAACGTCTTGTGGGGGAAGTGGCAAAACGCCAAGCAATCACAAATCCGAACACAATTCTTTCCATCAAATCCCACATGGGAACTGACTATAAAGTGAAGGTGGAAGATAAAGAATATACTCCTCAAGAAATTTCAGCAATGATTTTACAATATTTGAAAAGCTATGCCGAAGACTACTTGGGCGAAAAAGTGACAAAAGCGGTCATCACAGTTCCTGCATATTTCAATGACGCCCAACGCCAAGCGACAAAAGATGCAGGCCGCATTGCGGGCTTGGAAGTGGAACGTATCATCAACGAGCCTACTGCCGCAGCGCTTGCCTACGGTTTGGATAAATTGGAAGAAGACCAAAAAATCCTGGTTTTCGACCTTGGCGGCGGAACATTCGACGTTTCCATCCTTGAACTCGGCGACGGCGTATTTGAGGTGCTTGCGACTGCCGGTGACAACAAACTTGGCGGTGACGATTTCGACAAAAAAATCATTGACTACTTGGTGGAAGAATTCAAAAAAGAACATGGCATTGATCTATCGAAAGATAAAATGGCCATGCAGCGCTTGAAAGATGCAGCGGAAAAAGCGAAAAAAGATTTATCCAGCGCCACTACAACACAAATTTCATTGCCATTCATCACTGCGGGTCCAGAGGGTCCATTACACTTGGAAACATCTTTAACTCGCGCAAAATTTGAAGAATTAACAAAAGACCTAATTGAACGTACGATGGGACCTGTACGCCAAGCGCTTTCCGATGCTGGTCTATCCGCTTCCGAAATCGATAAAGTGATCCTTGTGGGCGGTTCTACACGCATTCCTGCTGTTCAAGAAGCGGTGAAACGCGAAACTGGCCATGAGCCGCATAAAGGGGTAAACCCGGATGAAGTGGTGGCCATGGGTGCAGCCATTCAAGCAGGGGTTATCTCCGGAGACGTGAAAGATATCGTTCTATTGGACGTAACTCCGCTTTCATTGGGTATCGAAACAATGGGCGGCGTGTTCACAAAATTGATTGAACGCAACACAACAATCCCAACATCTAAATCTCAAATTTTCACAACAGCGGCAGATAACCAACCTGCAGTGGATATTCACGTATTGCAAGGTGAACGTCCAATGGCAGCGGACAACAAAACGTTGGGCCGATTCCAATTGACGGATATTCCACCGGCTCCTCGCGGTGTACCGCAAATCGAAGTGACTTTCGATATCGACAAAAACGGTATCGTGTCTGTTAAAGCGAAAGACCTTGGCACTGGAAAAGAGCAAAAAATCGTGATTCAATCGAACTCAGGTTTATCTGATGAAGAAATTCAACGCATGATTAAAGAAGCGGAAGAAAACGCTGAAGCGGACAAAAAACGCAAAGAAGAAGCCGATCTCCGCAACGAAGCGGACCAATTGGTATTCCAAGTGGATAAAACAATCAACGAATTGGGCGACAAAATCACGGAAGATGAAAAGAAATCCGTGACGGAAGCGAAAGAAGCTTTATCAAAAGCGTTAAAAGATGGTAAAATTGACGAAATCAAATCTGCGAAAGAAAAACTTGAAGGTGTGCTTCAACCTTTGATCATGAAAGTATATCAAGAAGCTGCACAACAGGCACAAGCAAACCAGCCTGATGGAGAAGGCAAAAAAGATGACGGTGTAGTGGATGCGGATTTTGAAGAAGTGAAAGACGACGATAAATAA
- the grpE gene encoding nucleotide exchange factor GrpE: MSETAENKNKQEETIEKEEQIEKAENATIEEASVNDEAANNEEADKSAEESSEEVSVDAYKAKIAELEAKLAEEENRYLRLRADFENLRRRSQLDLQAAEKYRAQSLLTDLLPVIDNFERALQVKVASEDANSLYKGIEMVYNALIEAAKKEGLEVIPAVGQPFDPNVHQAIMQESDPEKESGIVLKELQKGYKLKDRVLRPSMVSVNE; encoded by the coding sequence GTGTCCGAAACGGCAGAAAACAAGAACAAACAGGAAGAAACGATAGAGAAAGAAGAACAAATCGAGAAAGCGGAAAACGCAACCATTGAAGAAGCTTCCGTAAACGATGAAGCGGCAAACAATGAAGAAGCGGACAAATCGGCTGAGGAAAGTTCAGAAGAAGTTTCCGTGGATGCTTATAAAGCGAAAATCGCCGAGTTGGAAGCGAAATTGGCGGAAGAAGAAAATCGGTATTTAAGATTGAGAGCGGATTTTGAGAATTTGCGCCGTCGCAGCCAGCTTGACCTGCAAGCTGCTGAAAAATACCGCGCTCAAAGCCTATTGACAGATTTATTGCCGGTCATTGATAACTTTGAAAGGGCATTGCAGGTGAAAGTTGCTTCTGAGGACGCAAATTCTTTATATAAAGGCATTGAAATGGTCTACAATGCCCTTATCGAAGCGGCCAAAAAAGAAGGGCTTGAAGTGATTCCGGCTGTCGGTCAACCATTTGACCCGAATGTTCATCAGGCCATCATGCAAGAATCAGACCCTGAAAAAGAGTCTGGCATCGTATTGAAGGAATTGCAGAAAGGCTATAAATTGAAAGATCGCGTATTAAGACCTTCCATGGTTTCTGTAAATGAATAA
- the hrcA gene encoding heat-inducible transcriptional repressor HrcA, with amino-acid sequence MLTDRQLQILQVIVDDFVTSAQPVGSRQISKKKGINYSPATIRNEMADLEELGYLEKTHVSSGRIPSEKGYRYYVDHLLQPKRMSVEEINLIQSIFEKQKVEVEQIIRESASILSELTSYTAILLGPNVTEHRVKRFQIIPLSKQTAVAIIVTDMGHVENQVILLPEGFYSSDIEKTVNILNERLIGVPLIHLQSKLEKETYEVLKQHVHMADSIIQSLLKVASVENDSKIYFGGKTNMLNQPEFHDINKIRQLLDLMDKKSQVISLFQPVKQGITIRIGSENNHIAVEHCSVITASYSAGEDQNGAIAIIGPTRMDYKRVVTLLDIVRRGLSRTLSEKLNDGQ; translated from the coding sequence ATGTTAACTGATCGTCAATTACAAATCTTGCAAGTTATCGTTGATGATTTTGTTACGTCAGCTCAGCCTGTAGGATCCCGTCAGATTTCCAAGAAGAAGGGAATCAATTATTCTCCCGCCACAATCCGGAATGAAATGGCGGATTTGGAAGAGCTGGGATATTTGGAAAAAACGCATGTATCATCCGGGCGCATCCCTTCTGAAAAAGGGTACCGTTATTATGTTGATCACCTATTGCAGCCAAAGCGCATGTCTGTAGAGGAAATAAATTTGATTCAATCCATTTTTGAGAAGCAAAAAGTCGAAGTTGAACAAATTATCCGGGAGTCTGCCAGCATTTTGTCTGAATTGACTTCCTATACTGCGATTTTGCTCGGCCCGAATGTGACGGAACACAGGGTCAAACGTTTTCAAATCATTCCGCTATCCAAACAAACTGCTGTTGCGATCATTGTGACAGATATGGGTCATGTCGAAAACCAAGTCATTTTATTGCCTGAGGGCTTTTATTCATCGGATATTGAAAAAACGGTGAATATTTTAAATGAACGTTTGATTGGGGTTCCATTGATCCATCTTCAAAGCAAATTGGAAAAAGAAACGTATGAAGTGTTGAAACAACATGTCCATATGGCGGATTCCATCATTCAATCATTGCTAAAAGTTGCATCTGTGGAAAATGATAGTAAAATTTACTTTGGCGGCAAAACCAATATGTTAAACCAGCCGGAGTTCCACGATATCAATAAAATCCGTCAACTGTTGGATTTAATGGACAAAAAGAGCCAAGTCATTTCTCTGTTCCAGCCGGTGAAACAGGGAATTACGATCCGCATCGGATCCGAAAACAATCATATCGCTGTGGAACACTGCAGTGTGATCACAGCGTCTTACAGTGCCGGAGAAGATCAGAACGGGGCGATTGCCATCATTGGTCCAACCCGGATGGATTATAAGCGGGTCGTAACATTGCTTGACATTGTAAGAAGAGGGTTATCCAGAACTTTATCCGAAAAATTGAACGATGGACAGTAA
- the hemW gene encoding radical SAM family heme chaperone HemW has translation MVRGVYIHIPFCHQICNYCDFNKVYFHKQPVDEYIEAVGKEMAMAVLNSPEQFANLETIYLGGGTPTALSPRQLDRLLELIAQHLSTDVLEFTAEANPDELTVDKLKVLRSGGVNRLSLGVQSFDGQLLKKLGRTHTNDEVYRAIENAMEAGFENISIDLMYGLPGQSMEQWEDTLEKALALNLPHYSAYSLIVEPKTVFYIQYSKGKLQLPEEELEAKMYERLMEKMEQGGLHQYEISNFAKEGFESVHNKIYWDNDEYAGFGAGAHGYIKGVRYSNHGPIKKYLQSIGMGQLPVLHSHQVTLMEKCEEEMFLGLRKNEGVSFKQFEMKMGFSMKEKYGEIINELKNEGLVTEEEERLKLTKKGRFLGNEVFQQFLLSE, from the coding sequence ATGGTCCGAGGGGTTTACATCCATATCCCGTTCTGTCATCAAATATGCAATTACTGTGATTTTAACAAAGTGTATTTCCACAAACAGCCGGTGGATGAATATATCGAAGCGGTCGGGAAAGAGATGGCGATGGCCGTTTTAAACTCGCCTGAGCAATTTGCAAATCTGGAAACGATCTATTTGGGAGGGGGCACGCCAACAGCCCTTTCCCCAAGGCAGCTTGACCGCCTGTTGGAGCTCATTGCCCAACATTTATCAACCGATGTGTTGGAGTTCACAGCCGAAGCCAATCCGGATGAACTGACCGTCGATAAATTGAAAGTGTTAAGAAGCGGAGGGGTCAACCGTTTAAGTTTAGGGGTCCAATCTTTTGATGGACAACTTCTAAAAAAACTGGGGAGAACCCATACAAATGACGAAGTATATCGCGCCATTGAAAACGCGATGGAAGCCGGCTTTGAAAATATCAGCATCGATCTGATGTACGGTTTGCCGGGACAGTCGATGGAGCAATGGGAGGACACCCTTGAAAAGGCGCTTGCATTGAATTTGCCGCATTATTCGGCTTATTCATTGATCGTGGAACCGAAAACGGTTTTTTATATTCAATATTCAAAAGGAAAACTGCAATTGCCGGAAGAAGAGCTGGAGGCAAAAATGTATGAACGTTTGATGGAGAAAATGGAACAGGGCGGTTTACATCAGTACGAAATCAGCAATTTCGCCAAGGAAGGTTTTGAATCCGTCCACAATAAAATTTACTGGGACAACGATGAATATGCGGGATTTGGCGCCGGTGCCCACGGATATATCAAGGGCGTCCGCTATTCCAACCATGGTCCCATCAAAAAGTATCTGCAGTCCATCGGGATGGGACAACTTCCTGTTCTTCACAGCCATCAAGTGACATTGATGGAAAAATGCGAGGAAGAAATGTTTTTGGGATTGCGGAAAAATGAAGGGGTATCCTTCAAACAATTTGAAATGAAAATGGGTTTTTCCATGAAAGAAAAATACGGTGAAATTATCAACGAACTGAAGAATGAAGGGTTGGTCACGGAAGAGGAAGAACGATTGAAGTTGACAAAAAAAGGCCGCTTCTTGGGCAATGAAGTGTTTCAACAATTTTTGTTGAGCGAGTAG
- a CDS encoding Ltp family lipoprotein, translating to MKKPFYKRWWFIALVIVFVIALIGSLSGGDEKEVADDADNASAPAEDKNAVEEENKETDVADEEAADTAPETAKEEVPREYKAALKKAETYAKTMHMSKAAIYDQLVSEYGEGFPAEAAQYAVDHLEWDWKENALKKAKSYAESMNMSNSAIYDQLVSEYGEKFTPEEAQYAIDHLQ from the coding sequence TTGAAAAAACCGTTTTATAAACGTTGGTGGTTTATTGCGCTTGTCATCGTTTTTGTGATCGCTCTTATCGGTTCTTTATCCGGAGGCGACGAAAAGGAAGTGGCGGATGATGCGGATAACGCTTCAGCCCCTGCGGAAGATAAGAATGCCGTTGAGGAGGAGAATAAGGAAACGGATGTAGCTGATGAGGAAGCGGCCGATACAGCTCCTGAAACGGCAAAAGAAGAAGTGCCAAGGGAGTATAAGGCTGCATTGAAGAAAGCCGAAACCTATGCCAAAACGATGCACATGTCAAAGGCGGCCATTTATGATCAATTGGTTTCTGAATACGGGGAAGGTTTCCCGGCGGAAGCCGCCCAATATGCCGTCGATCATCTGGAATGGGATTGGAAAGAAAATGCATTGAAAAAAGCCAAATCTTATGCGGAATCGATGAACATGTCCAACTCGGCGATTTATGATCAGCTCGTTTCCGAATATGGGGAAAAATTCACTCCGGAAGAAGCGCAATATGCAATCGATCATTTACAATGA